In Macadamia integrifolia cultivar HAES 741 chromosome 5, SCU_Mint_v3, whole genome shotgun sequence, a single window of DNA contains:
- the LOC122078428 gene encoding protein ASPARTIC PROTEASE IN GUARD CELL 2, whose amino-acid sequence MSSLKLPLLVLVLVLVLHLLGGSDITTTIIYAASTKPDPHFQVFNVRATIAGTKALPANITSYQEASESSHKSEKWKLKLVHRDLLSSNNFSDYRRRLDERLKRDALRVATLTSRLSGTRGGGGGGGGGSGAASYEVEDFGSEVTSGMDQGSGEYFVRIGVGSPPTDQYMVIDSGSDIVWVQCQPCSQCYHQSDPVFDPAESASFSGVSCRSSVCNQLENSGCHAGGCRYEVSYGDGSYTKGTLALETLTFGNTEVRNVAIGCGHMNRGMFVGAAGLLGLGGGSMSFVGQLGGQTGGAFGYCLVSRGMGSYGYGSLVFGRGGGAIPVGAAWVPLQRNPRAPSLYYVGLSGLGVGGIQEPISEDILQLSALGDGGVVMDTGTAVTRFPTPVYDALRDAFIAATASLPRASRVSIFDTCYDLSGFETVRVPTVSFYFSGGPILTLPAMNFLIPVDEGGTFCFAFAPSSTSLSIIGNIQQEGIQISFDGSNGFVGFGPNTC is encoded by the coding sequence ATGTCATCCCTAAAACTTCCACtcctggtgctggtgctggtgctggtgctacACCTTCTGGGTGGTTCAGacatcaccaccaccatcatctaTGCTGCTTCAACCAAACCTGACCCTCATTTTCAAGTCTTCAATGTGAGAGCAACCATCGCAGGCACAAAAGCCCTACCTGCAAACATTACTTCTTATCAAGAAGCTTCGGAAAGCAGCCACAAATCCGAGAAGTGGAAGCTAAAGTTAGTCCATAGAGACTTACTCTCTTCAAACAACTTCTCCGATTACCGCCGCCGTCTTGATGAACGCTTGAAGAGAGATGCGTTAAGGGTTGCTACTCTTACTAGCCGGCTTTCCGGCACCCGCGGtggcggcggtggtggtggtggtggtagtggtgccGCCAGTTATGAGGTGGAGGACTTCGGGTCGGAGGTAACTTCCGGCATGGATCAAGGGAGTGGTGAATATTTTGTACGGATAGGAGTTGGAAGTCCTCCAACGGACCAATACATGGTGATTGATTCTGGGAGTGACATAGTATGGGTTCAATGTCAACCTTGTAGCCAATGTTACCACCAGTCCGACCCGGTGTTTGATCCGGCTGAATCCGCTTCATTTTCCGGCGTCTCTTGCCGCTCCAGTGTCTGTAATCAACTCGAGAACTCCGGCTGTCATGCCGGCGGCTGCCGGTATGAGGTCTCTTATGGTGATGGGTCTTACACTAAGGGGACCCTTGCCCTTGAGACACTAACTTTTGGAAACACCGAGGTCCGAAATGTGGCTATCGGGTGTGGCCACATGAACCGGGGCATGTTTGTAGGGGCTGCCGGATTATTGGGTCTCGGTGGTGGTTCAATGTCGTTTGTCGGGCAGCTTGGTGGTCAGACAGGCGGTGCATTCGGTTACTGCTTAGTAAGCCGTGGAATGGGTTCATATGGATACGGGTCATTGGTGTTCGGACGTGGAGGTGGAGCCATACCCGTGGGTGCTGCATGGGTCCCATTACAACGAAACCCACGGGCCCCAAGTCTCTATTATGTGGGCCTTTCCGGCCTAGGTGTAGGTGGTATCCAAGAGCCCATCTCCGAAGATATTTTACAGCTATCGGCGTTAGGTGATGGAGGTGTTGTGATGGACACCGGAACGGCTGTGACAAGGTTTCCGACACCAGTATATGACGCGTTACGTGACGCCTTCATAGCGGCCACTGCAAGTCTGCCCCGGGCCTCCCGGGTATCGATTTTTGACACTTGTTACGATCTTTCCGGGTTTGAGACCGTACGAGTTCCGACCGTGTCGTTTTACTTCTCCGGTGGACCAATACTGACACTTCCGGCGATGAATTTTCTGATTCCGGTGGATGAAGGTGGTACATTCTGTTTTGCTTTTGCACCTTCTTCTACTAGCCTTTCCATAATAGGGAACATTCAACAGGAAGGGATCCAGATATCCTTTGATGGATCAAATGGGTTTGTGGGATTTGGGCCCAATACTTGCTAA
- the LOC122078427 gene encoding O-fucosyltransferase 30: MNVVSFNKSRWRKKTPNRSLFFSISLILLVFFFCLISYAGGPFSVPTSSNKTLKSQLPHCSRETIGENFLWFAPHSGFNNQLAELKNAILVAAILNRTLIVPPILDHHSVVLGSCPKFRVLDPKELRMAVWNHIIELLQSRRYVSMGDIVDLASLGPSSTVKTIDFRVFASLWCGMKVDLSCFDVLKEGDPFLENLRKCGSLLSGMDGNVDNCIYALDEDCRTTVWTYNENDENKLDSFQPDEHLRKKKKISYIRRRRDVYKTLGPGSEAASATVLAFGSLFTAPYKGSQLYIDIDEVPRDHRIQSLLQKIEFLPFVPEIMNAGKKFVVERIKAPFLCAQLRLLDGQFKNHQKATFSGLKQKVESLRQNNPLPIHIFVMTDLPEVNWTGSYLGDLARDSDSYRLYNLQTGSELVQQTAEKLMAAGHGVRSGILASLGGRSSMKNKCPRGISPDILLYIEETICSCASLGFIGTAGSTIAENIQLMRKNGICSESGSS, from the exons aTGAATGTTGTCAGTTTCAACAAAAGcagatggaggaagaagaccCCAAATAGATccttatttttctctatttccctcattcttttggtcttcttcttttgcttgatTTCTTACGCAGGAGGCCCTTTCTCTGTCCCTACAAGTTCAAATAAAACCCTTAAATCTCAGTTACCCCATTGCAGCAGAGAAACCATTGGGGAGAATTTTCTCTGGTTTGCTCCTCACAGTGGTTTCAACAATCAGCTAGCAGAGCTCAAGAATGCCATCTTAGTGGCAGCTATTCTGAATCGAACCCTGATTGTGCCCCCTATTCTAGATCATCATTCTGTTGTTTTGGGGAGTTGTccaaaatttagggttttggaccCAAAAGAACTTCGGATGGCTGTCTGGAACCACATAATTGAGCTCCTTCAGAGTCGCAG GTATGTTTCCATGGGTGACATTGTGGACCTTGCTTCTCTGGGGCCTTCTTCCACAGTTAAAACCATTGATTTCAGGGTCTTTGCCTCCTTATGGTGTGGAATGAAGGTAGATCTTTCTTGCTTTGATGTGTTGAAGGAAGGAGACCCATTCCTTGAAAACTTAAGAAAGTGCGGTTCACTGCTTTCAGGAATGGATGGCAATGTTGACAATTGTATTTATGCATTAGATGAAGATTGCAGAACTACAGTTTGGACTtacaatgaaaatgatgaaaataagTTGGATTCCTTCCAACCCGATGAACACCtccggaagaagaagaaaatttcctACATCAGGAGACGTAGAGATGTATACAAGACCCTTGGACCCGGGTCAGAAGCTGCATCTGCCACTGTCCTAGCTTTTGGAAGTCTCTTCACTGCCCCATACAAAGGTTCACAGCTATATATTGATATCGATGAAGTACCAAGAGATCATAGAATACAATCTTTGCTTCAGAAGATTGAATTCCTTCCGTTTGTCCCTGAAATTATGAATGCTGGAAAGAAGTTTGTGGTTGAGAGGATAAAGGCCCCTTTCCTTTGTGCGCAACTTAGGTTGTTGGATGGGCAGTTCAAGAATCACCAGAAAGCTACTTTTTCAGGGCTTAAGCAGAAAGTTGAATCTCTAAGGCAGAATAATCCTCTCCCCATCCACATTTTTGTAATGACTGATCTTCCAGAAGTTAACTGGACAGGAAGCTACTTGGGGGACTTAGCGAGGGATTCAGATTCATACAGGCTATATAATCTGCAGACAGGGAGTGAGTTGGTGCAACAGACTGCAGAGAAGCTCATGGCTGCAGGACATGGCGTGAGGTCTGGGATTCTTGCCAGTCTTGGTGGAAGGAGTTCAATGAAGAACAAATGTCCACGTGGGATATCACCTGATATACTTCTATACATAGAGGAAACTATTTGCAGCTGTGCTTCTCTTGGTTTCATTGGGACTGCTGGATCAACCATTGCTGAAAATATACAGCTAATGAGAAAAAATGGCATTTGCTCAGAGTCTGGGTCTTCCTGA